A portion of the Hydractinia symbiolongicarpus strain clone_291-10 chromosome 10, HSymV2.1, whole genome shotgun sequence genome contains these proteins:
- the LOC130612264 gene encoding uncharacterized protein LOC130612264: MRVKVVYSFVCTIYEAGGGTAPYHKTKGIEGSLTSLADIEAFIEKCEMQRLDLGDNEFWGKAYLPPERTIETLGSYEGKIVFQHVQIKIISTREPLLGCGPLPDWLRKKRCIYSFDKEDERTDNLCVWRCLAVHYRGEREQREKRVTRPALTLAREYYENPKLKRKEVRATKLVDFEGIAKRFKINIRVFEPKTNSEKAPWRLVYGQNQYKKDLDTINLGMLDEHCFYIKDLDVLARRKWECEVCKQMFTSSGDLTRHKKICKGRKPTIICKGEKVKRMPSKSEKVFYGEGFSYDACKWLEHMSRETGRHIHHALCGHGGERVIRYGEKENEVYRVDGYEPQTRTVYEYHGCKWHGCPCQGTNTNKYRYTATKSKEKGIRKLGYNLVTVWECESPPQAKRYFKKEFRPYPHYIVFDFEALLLPLNQRQTSDLTYISEHVPVSVANHDSLNGDPTFLVHGDPKILVEQFVEQLEKRHALIVKEVERMYPRPDDFDMLPDKTQKAWNEWVNQVVVIGFNSGKYDLNMIKRYFVDQIPKDDSKKITVGKKDNDYMFLTTSRFKFLDIKNFLASGMSYDRWCKSLDCKLEKLVFPYEWLTSYDKLTHVGPVAYEHFYSSLSGKNALSPEEYETFRAEFYKRGCVTMMDWLREYNLADVEPFIEAVDKTRLQYYDDGIDILKDAVSIPGVSMRYVLNKSLRLNSKLELYAPGELCKHKCKVDCYQRSCKACKKVQKACTECTKNEAYELLQTGMVGGPAIVFCRYHERGATEVQNCSGS, from the coding sequence ATGAGAGTCAAGGTAGTCTACAGTTTTGTTTGCACCATCTACGAAGCAGGAGGTGGCACGGCTCCGTATCACAAGACCAAGGGAATCGAAGGATCGCTTACGAGCCTAGCTGACATCGAAGCCTTTATCGAAAAATGTGAAATGCAGCGATTAGATCTAGGAGATAACGAGTTTTGGGGGAAGGCGTACTTACCACCAGAAAGAACAATCGAGACCCTAGGTTCGTACGAAGGGAAAATAGTCTTCCAACATGTGCAGATCAAGATCATCTCCACAAGGGAGCCCCTGTTAGGCTGTGGACCTTTGCCAGACTGGTTGCGAAAGAAGAGGTGCATCTACAGCTTTGACAAGGAGGATGAGAGAACCGACAATTTGTGTGTCTGGAGATGTCTTGCCGTACACTACCGTGGAGAAAGAGAGCAGCGCGAGAAACGTGTCACGAGACCAGCTCTCACACTagcacgcgagtactacgagAATCCCAAACTAAAGCGGAAAGAAGTTCGTGCTACGAAGCTTGTTGACTTCGAGGGCATAGCGAAGCGTTTCAAGATCAACATCAGagtctttgaacccaagaccaatTCTGAGAAAGCGCCATGGAGACTCGTGTACGGTcagaatcaatacaaaaaagatttagacaCAATCAACCTTGGTATGCTGGATGAACACTGTTTCTACATCAAGGATTTAGACGTACTGGCACGACGGAAATGGGAATGCGAAGTCTGCAAGCAAATGTTTACAAGCAGCGGAGATCTTACGAGACATAAGAAGATATGTAAAGGAAGAAAGCCGACTATCATCTGCAAAGGCGAGAAGGTCAAGCGCATGCCTAGCAAGTCAGAGAAGGTCTTTTACGGTGAGGGCTTCAGCTATGACGCTTGTAAATGGCTCGAGCACATGTCGAGGGAAACTGGAAGGCACATTCATCACGCACTCTGTGGGCATGGAGGAGAACGAGTCATACGCTACGGGGAGAAAGAAAATGAGGTCTACAGGGTAGACGGCTATGAACCTCAGACCAGGACAGTCTATGAGTACCACGGTTGcaagtggcacggatgcccCTGCCAAGGAACAAACACGAATAAATATCGATATACGGCCACCAAATCAAAGGAGAAAGGCATCCGAAAACTTGGCTACAACCTCGTGACAGTGTGGGAGTGTGAGAGTCCACCCCAAGCCAAGAGGTACttcaagaaagaatttcgaccctatcctcactacatcgtgtttgatttcgaggccctcTTGCTCCCTCTGAATCAGCGACAAACATCCGACCTAACATACATCTCGGAGCATGTACCGGTCAGCGTCGCCAATCACGATAGTCTGAACGGAGATCCAACGTTCCTGGTGCACGGTGATCCAAAGATCTTGGTTGAACAATTTGTGGAGCAGCTCGAAAAAAGACACGCCCTCATCGTGAAAGAGGTGGAGAGAATGTATCCAAGACCCGATGATTTTGACATGCTTCCAGACAAAACTCAGAAGGCATGGAACGAGTGGGTAAACCAGGTGGTCgtgatcggttttaacagtggcAAGTATGACCTGAACATGATCAAGCGGTACTTTGTCGATCAAATTCCCAAAGACGATAGCAAAAAGATCACAGTGGGGAAGAAAgacaacgactacatgttcctcacgacatcgaggttcaaatttctcgatatcaaaaattttctcGCTTCTGGTATGAGCTACGACCGATGGTGCAAGTCTCTGGATTGCAAGCTCGAAAAGCTGGTGTTCCCATACGAGTGGCTGACGAGCTATGACAAGCTAACCCACGTCGGACCCGTGGCGTACGAACACTTCTATAGCAGTCTTAGTGGGAAAAACGCCCTCTCTCCTGAAGAGTACGAAACATTCCGTGCAGAGTTTTACAagcgaggctgcgtcaccatgatggactggttgcgtGAGTACAATTTAGCCGATGTGGAACCCTTCATCGAAGCCGTGGACAAGACAAGGCTGCAGTACTACGACGACGGGATAGATATTTTGAAAGACGCGGTAAGTATTCCAGGCGTATCGATGCGCtacgtcttgaacaagtctctaAGACTGAATTCAAAGCTAGAGCTATACGCTCCAGGAGAACTGTGCAAGCACAAGTGTAAGGTAGACTGCTACCAACGGTCTTGCAAGGCGTGCAAAAAGGTGCAAAAGGCTTGCACTGAGTGCACGAAGAATGAGGCGTATGAACTGCTTCAAACGGGCATGGTGGGAGGGCCTGCCATCGTGTTCTGTAGGTACCACGAGAGAGGAGCCACGGAAGTGCAAAACTGTTCTGGGTCTTGA
- the LOC130612266 gene encoding uncharacterized protein LOC130612266 isoform X1, with protein sequence MRTSKIHRFLIEQLLIKLNKPLKTEKIKEKKEREKILKKRMGLLSQAAKRAMLEMAPKTTFKTTKKERKVAMTRKITTQKIKCQACQVRPFMTSVEESVKARSDICNLFNFRQVCSCGFLGRSKKNYRKIQD encoded by the exons ATGAGGACTTCGAAGATTCACCGCTTTTTAATCGAGCAGTTAT tgataaaattaaacaaacctCTGAAAACAGagaaaataaaagagaaaaaagaaagagaaaagatATTGAAAAAGCGA ATGGGACTTTTATCTCAAGCAGCAAAGAGAGCGATGTTGGAGATGGCACCGAAGACGACATTCAAGACgacaaaaaaagagagaaaggtAGCAATGACGAGGAAAATAACGACACAGAAAATTAAATGTCAAGCTTGTCAGGTAAGACCATTCATGACTTCTGTTGAAGAATCAGTTAAAGCACGAAGTGATATatgtaatttatttaattttagacAAGTGTGTTCGTGCGGATTCCTTGGAAGAAGCAAAAAGAATTATAGAAAAATACAAGATTGA
- the LOC130612266 gene encoding uncharacterized protein LOC130612266 isoform X2: MRTSKIHRFLIEQLLIKLNKPLKTEKIKEKKEREKILKKRMGLLSQAAKRAMLEMAPKTTFKTTKKERKVAMTRKITTQKIKCQACQTSVFVRIPWKKQKEL, from the exons ATGAGGACTTCGAAGATTCACCGCTTTTTAATCGAGCAGTTAT tgataaaattaaacaaacctCTGAAAACAGagaaaataaaagagaaaaaagaaagagaaaagatATTGAAAAAGCGA ATGGGACTTTTATCTCAAGCAGCAAAGAGAGCGATGTTGGAGATGGCACCGAAGACGACATTCAAGACgacaaaaaaagagagaaaggtAGCAATGACGAGGAAAATAACGACACAGAAAATTAAATGTCAAGCTTGTCAG acAAGTGTGTTCGTGCGGATTCCTTGGAAGAAGCAAAAAGAATTATAG